One genomic segment of Desulfovibrio sp. JC010 includes these proteins:
- a CDS encoding hemolysin family protein — protein sequence MLELILSVSVATLVSAYCSVSEAVFYSFPWSRIETLRKEGHKSGAILHKLRANVDRPITAILTLNTVAHTAGAAFAGAAWASVYGAETLPWFTLGFTIVILVLSEILPKTIGVLYCEPLGRVLARPMEILIWIFLPVIWICGIFSRLVNRNKSCEGPQATEDDIKAMVSLTRRSGAIKPYEALSIANILSLDDKIVEQIMTPRTVVFSLPAEMTVAEAHAKYSAWPHSRIPVYEGDDPEDIVGVIYRRSVFEALADDHDDVKLSELMKPVRFALENITLDKLLVKFLESRMHLFVVLDEYGGMSGVVTLEDVMEEILGSEIVDETDQVVDMRELARRRRKELVVSKEEASADVSK from the coding sequence ATGCTGGAATTAATACTTTCCGTCAGTGTAGCCACACTTGTTTCCGCCTACTGTTCAGTCAGTGAAGCCGTATTTTATTCCTTTCCTTGGAGCAGGATCGAAACCCTGCGCAAGGAAGGTCACAAATCCGGGGCGATTCTGCATAAGCTGCGTGCCAATGTGGACCGGCCCATCACTGCCATTCTGACCCTCAATACTGTTGCCCATACTGCCGGGGCCGCTTTTGCCGGTGCTGCATGGGCATCTGTTTACGGGGCGGAGACCCTGCCTTGGTTCACGCTTGGATTTACAATCGTCATTCTCGTTCTGTCTGAGATTCTGCCCAAGACCATCGGCGTGCTTTACTGTGAACCTCTGGGACGGGTGCTGGCCCGGCCCATGGAAATTTTAATCTGGATATTTCTTCCGGTTATCTGGATCTGCGGTATTTTTTCGCGTCTTGTTAACAGAAACAAGAGCTGTGAAGGACCGCAGGCCACGGAAGATGATATAAAAGCTATGGTCAGCCTGACCAGGAGATCCGGGGCGATCAAACCGTATGAAGCCCTCTCAATTGCCAACATCCTGTCGTTGGACGACAAGATTGTTGAGCAGATTATGACTCCCCGGACTGTTGTGTTCTCTCTTCCTGCTGAGATGACCGTAGCGGAGGCCCATGCCAAGTACAGCGCATGGCCGCACAGCCGTATTCCCGTTTATGAAGGTGATGATCCTGAAGACATTGTCGGGGTTATTTACAGGCGTTCTGTTTTTGAAGCGCTTGCGGATGACCATGATGATGTGAAGCTTTCAGAGTTGATGAAACCGGTCCGTTTTGCGCTGGAAAACATCACTCTGGATAAGTTGCTGGTCAAATTCCTTGAAAGCCGCATGCATTTGTTTGTGGTGCTGGATGAATACGGCGGAATGTCAGGGGTTGTAACCCTTGAAGATGTAATGGAAGAGATCCTCGGCAGCGAGATCGTGGACGAGACCGATCAGGTTGTGGACATGCGCGAACTCGCCCGCAGGAGAAGAAAAGAACTGGTCGTCAGCAAGGAAGAAGCTTCCGCTGACGTTTCGAAATAA
- a CDS encoding tetratricopeptide repeat protein yields MTNNIKDFTLNGGQKAVVWLLGVALIALFVTSLTYRMSHPGNKVEFQQQSKGSGMPGGMDGMNEDAMKNVRELMERMGKEPDNMEIQLELANSFMMIRAYGRAQTFFEKVVSAEPENIQALMGLGMCFYQAEQFDKAADAFDKIVALNPDDSMALFNAAIVKKYYLHKHEEADAQLKQIVDNPKSSAEMKKRAEEELKRDAHAEQ; encoded by the coding sequence ATGACGAATAATATCAAGGATTTTACATTAAACGGCGGTCAGAAAGCAGTTGTCTGGCTGCTGGGTGTTGCTCTTATTGCGCTGTTTGTTACTTCGCTGACTTACCGCATGAGCCATCCCGGCAATAAGGTGGAATTTCAGCAGCAGAGTAAAGGCAGCGGCATGCCGGGCGGCATGGACGGCATGAACGAAGATGCCATGAAAAACGTGCGTGAACTCATGGAACGCATGGGCAAGGAACCTGATAACATGGAAATCCAGCTCGAACTGGCTAATTCTTTCATGATGATCCGGGCTTACGGTCGTGCCCAGACTTTCTTTGAGAAAGTGGTCAGTGCGGAACCGGAAAATATTCAGGCTTTGATGGGGTTGGGTATGTGTTTTTATCAGGCTGAACAGTTTGATAAGGCTGCGGATGCTTTTGATAAGATCGTTGCGCTTAATCCGGACGATTCCATGGCCCTGTTCAATGCTGCCATCGTTAAGAAATACTATCTGCATAAGCACGAAGAAGCTGACGCACAGCTTAAGCAGATTGTAGATAATCCTAAATCTTCCGCTGAAATGAAAAAACGCGCAGAAGAAGAGCTGAAAAGAGATGCTCACGCTGAGCAATAA
- a CDS encoding ABC transporter ATP-binding protein, translating into MSNERRTVLQVKGVSKDFGGLRALDDVDLEVKEGEIVALIGPNGAGKTTFFNCITGIYTPTEGDVNIDPYGEGFKRINGMKPNKVTELGMARTFQNIRLFPSMSVIENVMIGCHCRTKATFLGAVLRDPRTRREEQETILKSYELLQELGLEQYADELARNLPYGAQRRLEIARALATDPFILLLDEPAAGMNPQETSELEELIVSIKDKHNISVLLIEHDMKMVMSLSDRLYVLEYGREIAHGTPQEVSENPAVIKAYLGEELVDA; encoded by the coding sequence ATGAGTAATGAAAGAAGAACCGTTCTGCAGGTAAAGGGCGTCAGCAAGGATTTCGGTGGTCTGCGCGCCCTTGATGATGTTGATCTTGAAGTGAAGGAAGGGGAGATTGTCGCCCTTATCGGTCCCAACGGGGCAGGTAAGACAACTTTTTTTAACTGCATCACCGGAATATACACCCCCACCGAGGGTGACGTTAATATTGATCCTTATGGCGAAGGCTTCAAACGCATTAACGGCATGAAGCCTAATAAAGTGACCGAACTGGGTATGGCCCGTACCTTCCAGAACATCAGGCTTTTTCCGTCAATGTCGGTTATAGAAAATGTTATGATCGGCTGCCATTGCCGGACAAAGGCTACCTTTCTTGGCGCGGTGTTACGTGACCCGCGGACCCGCAGGGAAGAGCAGGAGACCATCCTTAAAAGCTATGAACTCCTGCAGGAACTCGGCCTTGAGCAGTATGCTGACGAACTGGCTCGTAACCTGCCGTACGGAGCACAGCGCAGGTTGGAAATCGCCCGCGCGCTGGCGACTGATCCTTTCATCCTGCTTCTGGACGAACCCGCTGCAGGCATGAACCCGCAGGAAACTTCCGAACTTGAAGAGTTGATTGTTTCCATTAAGGACAAACATAATATCTCGGTGCTGCTCATTGAGCATGACATGAAAATGGTCATGTCCCTGTCCGATCGTTTGTACGTACTGGAATACGGACGTGAAATCGCCCATGGCACACCGCAGGAAGTCAGCGAGAACCCCGCTGTAATCAAGGCTTATCTCGGGGAGGAACTCGTCGATGCTTAA
- a CDS encoding CcmD family protein produces the protein MNSETYLLIANIAVWVAIAGYLAFIAAKGASMDRRIRQMEMLDNDE, from the coding sequence ATGAATAGTGAGACTTACCTGTTAATTGCAAATATAGCTGTTTGGGTTGCAATCGCCGGATATCTGGCATTCATCGCAGCCAAGGGAGCATCCATGGACCGCCGCATCAGGCAGATGGAGATGCTCGATAATGACGAATAA
- a CDS encoding branched-chain amino acid ABC transporter permease yields MEYFLELFFSGLTRGSIYALIALGYTMVYGIIELINFAHGEIYMIGAFVGLVVAGVLSSFGFPAASIVILATIAAVIYAASYGYTIEKIAYRPLRGAPRLSPLISAIGMSIFLQNYVMLSQTSDFLSFPSLIPEFGFLKNYESMIGSTDFLIIAVAAIVMVGLNLFIKFTRMGKAMRATAQNRKMAMLVGINVDQVISATFVIGSALAAIGGVLIASHIGQINFFIGFIAGIKAFTAAVLGGIGSVPGAMLGGLILGWTESFCTGYVSSDYEDVFAFALLVLILIFRPSGLLGKAPIQKV; encoded by the coding sequence ATGGAATATTTTCTGGAATTATTTTTCTCCGGTCTGACCAGGGGCAGTATCTATGCGCTTATCGCCCTCGGTTACACCATGGTTTACGGTATTATCGAGCTGATCAACTTTGCCCACGGTGAGATCTACATGATAGGTGCTTTCGTAGGTCTTGTTGTTGCCGGGGTGCTCAGCAGTTTCGGTTTTCCCGCAGCTTCAATTGTTATTCTGGCTACCATCGCAGCTGTTATTTATGCCGCTTCATATGGTTATACAATTGAAAAAATCGCTTACCGTCCGTTGCGCGGCGCGCCGAGACTTTCTCCGCTTATTTCCGCCATCGGTATGTCCATTTTTCTTCAGAACTACGTTATGCTGTCTCAGACTTCAGATTTTCTTTCATTTCCGAGTCTGATTCCTGAGTTCGGCTTTCTTAAGAATTATGAGTCCATGATCGGCTCCACCGATTTTCTGATCATTGCGGTGGCGGCGATTGTTATGGTCGGACTTAATCTTTTTATTAAATTCACCCGCATGGGCAAAGCCATGCGCGCCACTGCGCAGAACCGCAAGATGGCCATGCTGGTCGGTATCAATGTCGATCAGGTCATTTCTGCCACTTTTGTCATCGGTTCCGCTCTGGCGGCAATCGGCGGTGTGCTCATCGCCTCCCACATCGGGCAGATTAACTTTTTTATCGGATTTATCGCAGGCATCAAAGCCTTCACCGCTGCAGTTCTCGGCGGTATTGGATCCGTGCCCGGCGCAATGCTCGGAGGACTTATCCTTGGCTGGACTGAAAGTTTCTGCACTGGATACGTTTCCAGTGACTACGAAGACGTCTTCGCTTTTGCGCTTTTGGTACTTATTCTTATCTTCAGACCTTCAGGACTTTTGGGTAAAGCTCCTATTCAGAAGGTTTAA
- a CDS encoding cytochrome c maturation protein CcmE, translating into MAKKGGKGVYIAALILFLGGLGYLIYSGVSQDSVYFLNVSEALAMEESELGQARLFGKVAPQNIESKAGGLGVAFDLTDQEKNTQTIRVDYSGAVPDTFKEGVEVIVEGNFVNGHKMFKATSLITKCPSKYEKENREG; encoded by the coding sequence ATGGCCAAGAAAGGCGGAAAAGGCGTCTACATTGCCGCCTTGATCCTTTTTCTCGGTGGACTTGGGTACCTGATTTATTCAGGTGTTTCACAGGACAGCGTGTATTTTCTTAATGTTTCCGAGGCCCTTGCCATGGAAGAGTCCGAGCTTGGACAGGCAAGGCTGTTCGGCAAGGTGGCTCCTCAGAATATTGAATCCAAAGCCGGAGGGCTGGGGGTTGCTTTTGATCTGACTGATCAGGAGAAAAATACACAGACCATCCGTGTAGATTACAGCGGTGCAGTGCCTGACACTTTCAAAGAAGGTGTCGAGGTTATTGTTGAGGGTAATTTTGTCAATGGACACAAGATGTTCAAGGCAACTTCCCTCATTACCAAGTGTCCGTCCAAGTACGAGAAGGAAAACCGCGAGGGTTGA
- the ccsA gene encoding cytochrome c biogenesis protein CcsA, protein MNLAIAALLAGAALCAGQYLIWMYAPIEMTMGLVQKIFYVHMPMAAWAMISFFVVFLASAAYLLKRDIKFDYIAGAAAEIGVVFSGLALVTGSIWGRAAWNVWWTWDPRLTTTLIMWFVYAAYLVLRTSPMSAERRSLVCAVLGVVAFVDVPLVFYSARLWRSVHPNVIGAKGGGMEPEMMTTLMVNLAAFGLFWLVLLAVRYKQVRLSGELDAKMIWDHD, encoded by the coding sequence ATGAACCTTGCAATCGCAGCACTGCTGGCTGGTGCAGCACTTTGTGCCGGACAGTATCTTATCTGGATGTATGCGCCCATTGAAATGACCATGGGGCTGGTTCAGAAGATTTTTTATGTCCACATGCCAATGGCGGCCTGGGCCATGATTAGTTTTTTCGTGGTCTTCCTCGCCAGTGCGGCGTATTTGCTGAAACGTGATATCAAGTTTGATTACATTGCCGGAGCTGCCGCTGAGATCGGAGTGGTCTTCAGCGGACTGGCACTTGTTACCGGTTCCATCTGGGGCCGGGCGGCATGGAATGTCTGGTGGACATGGGATCCGCGGCTGACCACCACATTAATTATGTGGTTTGTCTATGCTGCGTACCTCGTATTGCGCACCTCTCCCATGTCGGCAGAACGCCGTTCTCTTGTCTGTGCAGTTCTCGGAGTTGTCGCATTTGTAGATGTCCCTCTCGTTTTTTATTCTGCGCGGCTCTGGAGAAGTGTGCATCCCAACGTGATCGGGGCCAAGGGTGGCGGAATGGAGCCTGAAATGATGACCACGCTTATGGTTAATCTGGCGGCATTCGGCCTGTTCTGGCTGGTATTGCTGGCAGTTCGCTACAAGCAGGTACGGCTTTCCGGTGAACTGGACGCTAAAATGATCTGGGATCATGATTAG
- a CDS encoding heme exporter protein CcmB, which produces MLKRGLTIAAKDLRLSIGGGQGLTQAILLGLLLIFVFSLSRPAGQLVEPQAASAIFWLASSFGLVLVFNTLFSMEESNEARLGLLSSPVPLHAVWFGKGLAGFGLLLCSQLVFLPATIVFLGQDMKGSMAVFAATLLAADWGLVALGALLGAISQGQAARESLLSVILFPLMLPILLGAIQLMTSVFSGVNLMDESSWMGIIVSASALFSGAGLILFPFVYSGEQ; this is translated from the coding sequence ATGCTTAAGCGCGGACTGACCATCGCGGCCAAGGACCTGCGTCTTTCCATCGGCGGAGGACAGGGACTCACACAGGCGATTCTGTTGGGACTTCTGCTGATCTTCGTGTTCAGCTTATCCCGTCCCGCAGGGCAGCTGGTAGAGCCGCAGGCGGCATCAGCCATATTCTGGCTTGCATCCTCTTTCGGGTTGGTTTTGGTTTTCAACACTTTGTTTTCAATGGAAGAATCAAACGAAGCGCGCTTGGGACTGCTTTCATCGCCTGTCCCGCTGCATGCCGTATGGTTCGGAAAGGGTCTTGCCGGGTTCGGGCTGCTGCTTTGTTCGCAGCTTGTGTTTCTCCCGGCTACAATTGTATTCTTAGGTCAGGACATGAAGGGATCGATGGCGGTTTTCGCTGCGACCCTGCTGGCTGCGGACTGGGGGCTGGTTGCTCTCGGGGCATTGCTCGGTGCAATCTCCCAAGGGCAGGCCGCACGGGAATCACTGCTTTCAGTGATCCTTTTCCCCTTGATGCTGCCCATCCTGCTGGGAGCCATACAATTGATGACTTCGGTTTTTTCCGGGGTTAACCTTATGGACGAGAGTTCGTGGATGGGTATTATTGTTTCCGCCTCGGCTCTGTTCAGCGGTGCGGGCCTGATCCTTTTTCCTTTTGTATACAGCGGCGAGCAGTAG
- a CDS encoding heme lyase CcmF/NrfE family subunit codes for MQLFANLLLLIALLAALGAGAYACLALLTGKRSVLDLIDKANMAIAGLITGSSVILTIGLINRDYSFKYIYEYVDNTLPIFYTLTAFWAGADGSLLFWMLSIAIMGVIFSRLALFKEFSEKTRLYYWLFYMAVQAFFLLLLTSWSNPFMELVPTPADGHGLNPLLRNPGMIFHPPLLFLGYAGFTSPAALALAAYISGELKSWVSFCRNWNILSWIFLTAGIVLGCWWSYMELGWGGYWAWDPVENASLIPWLSASAFMHTAIIQIKRKALHRTNVFLMSLTLLLCIFATYLVRSGVVQSLHAYGENGVGLPLLLFLMSNLAVIVFVLVVGPRPESRTLSGLNSRQGMLVIAAWAFLGLGLVVGLGTMWPVISKMWSANPVGLDARFYNRVCLPLFSLIILIFTVCPWFNWKEGIFDKRGLFLVGGAFIGGGAISYVCGLHNPLGLITSAAAIASLVGIIGVFAFIPQLRKVRSMIGVYGLHFGVALVFLGVAWSGPNKVEHQYVVKQGESVQLGTYSVTFKRITEGQTPEMAHIAAILEVTENGKPVGLMAPERRLYRNFDQPFAEVSVIPSLGSEIYATLLSVDAEGNATLKMSLNPLINWLWIGGTLMCLFGFMAFRKPKLS; via the coding sequence ATGCAGCTTTTTGCTAACCTTCTGCTCCTCATCGCCCTGCTTGCGGCGTTGGGGGCGGGTGCTTATGCGTGCCTTGCCCTGCTCACGGGCAAACGCAGCGTGCTGGATTTGATTGACAAAGCGAATATGGCAATTGCCGGTCTGATTACAGGTTCCAGTGTCATTTTGACTATCGGCCTTATCAACCGGGATTACTCATTCAAATATATCTACGAATACGTAGATAATACACTGCCCATTTTTTATACGCTTACAGCATTCTGGGCCGGGGCTGACGGTTCCCTGCTTTTCTGGATGCTGTCCATTGCGATTATGGGTGTTATCTTTTCCAGACTGGCTCTTTTTAAAGAGTTTTCCGAAAAAACAAGACTGTATTACTGGCTGTTTTACATGGCGGTGCAGGCTTTTTTCCTGCTCCTGCTGACCAGTTGGTCCAATCCTTTTATGGAACTGGTCCCCACCCCGGCGGACGGGCACGGTCTTAACCCGCTGCTGCGTAACCCCGGTATGATATTTCATCCGCCGCTGCTGTTCCTCGGCTATGCCGGATTTACAAGTCCTGCTGCGCTGGCTCTTGCAGCCTACATTTCAGGTGAGCTGAAATCATGGGTGTCCTTTTGCCGTAACTGGAATATTCTCTCCTGGATTTTCCTTACCGCAGGAATCGTACTCGGCTGCTGGTGGTCCTACATGGAACTGGGCTGGGGCGGTTACTGGGCATGGGACCCGGTGGAAAATGCTTCACTTATCCCGTGGCTCAGCGCATCTGCTTTCATGCATACCGCCATCATTCAGATCAAACGCAAGGCCCTGCATCGGACCAATGTCTTTCTCATGAGCCTGACTCTGCTGCTGTGCATCTTTGCCACCTATCTGGTGCGCTCCGGTGTTGTGCAGTCCCTGCATGCTTACGGTGAGAACGGAGTCGGGCTGCCGCTGCTGCTTTTCCTGATGTCCAACCTTGCTGTTATCGTGTTTGTGCTGGTGGTCGGACCCCGTCCTGAAAGCAGGACACTTTCCGGCCTGAACAGCAGGCAGGGTATGCTGGTTATTGCTGCGTGGGCCTTCCTCGGTCTCGGCCTTGTGGTCGGTCTGGGAACCATGTGGCCGGTGATCAGCAAGATGTGGAGTGCCAATCCGGTGGGCCTTGACGCACGGTTTTACAACCGGGTCTGTCTGCCCCTGTTCAGCCTGATTATCCTTATTTTTACTGTCTGCCCGTGGTTCAATTGGAAAGAAGGTATTTTCGATAAACGCGGCCTGTTTCTCGTGGGCGGTGCTTTTATCGGCGGCGGCGCAATCAGTTATGTTTGCGGCCTGCATAATCCCCTCGGCCTGATTACCAGTGCTGCGGCAATTGCTTCTCTTGTGGGAATCATCGGCGTTTTCGCTTTCATCCCACAATTGCGCAAAGTCCGCTCCATGATCGGGGTTTACGGACTGCATTTCGGGGTGGCTCTTGTTTTCCTCGGCGTAGCGTGGTCCGGTCCCAACAAGGTTGAGCACCAGTATGTGGTCAAACAGGGCGAAAGTGTGCAGCTCGGCACCTATTCCGTTACCTTTAAAAGGATTACCGAAGGACAGACTCCCGAGATGGCGCATATTGCCGCTATTCTGGAAGTTACCGAGAACGGTAAACCTGTCGGCCTGATGGCTCCTGAGCGTCGTCTGTACCGCAACTTTGATCAGCCTTTTGCTGAAGTTTCGGTTATTCCCAGCCTCGGCAGCGAAATTTACGCTACCTTGCTGAGTGTTGATGCTGAAGGTAACGCAACGCTTAAGATGAGCCTTAATCCGCTAATCAACTGGCTCTGGATCGGCGGCACCCTGATGTGTCTGTTCGGATTCATGGCTTTCAGAAAACCGAAACTCTCTTAG
- a CDS encoding branched-chain amino acid ABC transporter permease produces MEGLKKSILASLWFMFLTLPIMGVFVNTIDKSVTWHLDRVLCVGVAAFVLSFLWRYMLEQKDKGRQEEEASSVEKVTFFNKLISSPKFYWPALVGVAVFAIAFPKLFSMYQVNVMTTALIYVVLGLGLNIVVGLAGLLDLGFVAFYAVGAYSYALMNMYWGISFWVALPLGALLGAICGILLGFPVLRLRGDYLAIVTLGFGEIIRLVLENWGSFTNGPAGISNIARPEFFGFAKGFLAQINFMYYLMLVLVIFTIFVVNRLKNSRIGRAWQALREDEIACQAMGIDKMKTKLMAFSLGATWAGMVGVVFAAKTTFINPASFTFLESAIILSIVVLGGMGSILGVILGALVLILLPEYMREFSEYRMLIFGAVMVLVMVFRPQGLVRDVRKKIDISAVKKALGGAHE; encoded by the coding sequence ATGGAAGGCTTGAAAAAATCAATACTTGCTTCATTGTGGTTCATGTTTTTGACCCTGCCCATCATGGGGGTCTTCGTGAATACCATTGACAAGTCCGTTACCTGGCATCTGGATCGGGTCCTGTGTGTGGGCGTCGCTGCATTCGTGCTCTCTTTTCTCTGGCGTTATATGCTGGAGCAGAAGGATAAAGGCAGGCAGGAGGAGGAAGCTTCTTCTGTTGAAAAGGTGACCTTTTTTAATAAACTCATCTCCAGCCCTAAATTTTATTGGCCTGCGTTGGTCGGCGTGGCTGTTTTCGCCATAGCGTTTCCCAAGCTGTTTTCAATGTATCAGGTCAACGTCATGACCACTGCACTCATCTACGTGGTGCTGGGGCTGGGCTTGAATATCGTTGTCGGTCTGGCCGGACTGCTGGACCTCGGTTTTGTGGCATTCTACGCTGTGGGTGCTTATTCCTACGCGCTTATGAATATGTATTGGGGGATCAGTTTCTGGGTGGCCCTGCCCCTCGGTGCACTGCTTGGTGCCATCTGCGGTATCCTGCTCGGTTTTCCGGTGCTGCGTCTGCGCGGTGACTATCTGGCCATCGTAACGCTGGGTTTCGGGGAAATTATCCGCCTGGTGCTGGAAAACTGGGGTAGCTTTACTAACGGCCCGGCCGGTATTTCCAATATCGCCCGTCCTGAATTTTTTGGTTTTGCCAAGGGATTTTTGGCCCAGATCAACTTTATGTACTACCTGATGCTGGTGCTGGTGATTTTTACCATCTTCGTGGTCAACAGGCTTAAGAATTCCCGCATCGGGCGTGCCTGGCAGGCCCTGCGCGAAGATGAAATAGCCTGTCAGGCCATGGGCATCGATAAAATGAAAACCAAGCTTATGGCCTTCTCGTTGGGAGCCACTTGGGCAGGAATGGTCGGGGTTGTGTTCGCAGCCAAGACCACCTTTATCAACCCGGCATCGTTCACATTCCTTGAGTCGGCAATCATCCTGTCCATTGTTGTTCTTGGCGGCATGGGTTCCATCCTCGGGGTTATCCTCGGTGCGTTGGTGCTGATCTTGCTGCCTGAATACATGAGAGAGTTTTCCGAATACCGCATGCTTATTTTCGGTGCGGTCATGGTTTTGGTTATGGTCTTCAGGCCGCAGGGTTTGGTTCGCGATGTGCGCAAGAAGATTGATATCAGTGCAGTGAAAAAGGCTTTAGGTGGCGCGCATGAGTAA
- a CDS encoding ATP-binding cassette domain-containing protein, which yields MSENGSIALKVRKAAKFFGTRLIFKDVSCDVLRGEILLVVGRNGAGKTTLLKIMSGLSRASAGSADILTEPEKTAYLGHSTFIYPRLSGVANLSFWASMYGLSPSREELMALLKRVGLERAAEEQAGSYSRGMAQRLNLARVFLVNPDLLFLDEPGTGLDQASLTLLREEVVALRDRGTAIVWISHDVNHDTSLADRVLGLAGRRMAYLGPAAEFDPETVLGGENA from the coding sequence GTGTCTGAGAATGGAAGCATAGCTCTTAAGGTGCGCAAGGCAGCCAAGTTCTTCGGGACAAGGCTGATCTTCAAGGATGTCAGTTGCGATGTGCTGCGCGGGGAAATTCTTCTCGTGGTGGGCCGCAACGGTGCGGGCAAAACAACCCTGCTCAAGATCATGTCCGGATTATCCCGTGCTTCGGCCGGGAGTGCGGATATTTTGACCGAGCCGGAAAAGACCGCCTACCTTGGGCATTCCACTTTTATCTATCCGCGTTTGAGCGGAGTGGCCAACCTCTCATTCTGGGCCTCCATGTACGGCCTTTCTCCTTCCCGCGAAGAGCTTATGGCTCTGCTGAAACGGGTGGGATTGGAAAGGGCGGCTGAAGAGCAGGCCGGGTCCTATTCACGAGGCATGGCCCAGCGGTTGAATCTGGCCCGTGTTTTCCTTGTGAACCCGGATCTCCTTTTTCTGGATGAACCGGGAACCGGACTTGATCAGGCTTCACTGACTCTTCTGCGTGAGGAAGTGGTGGCCCTGCGTGACCGCGGTACCGCCATTGTCTGGATCAGCCATGATGTGAACCACGATACCTCCCTCGCTGACCGGGTCTTAGGACTTGCCGGGCGCAGGATGGCCTATCTCGGTCCTGCTGCAGAGTTCGATCCCGAAACCGTACTGGGAGGGGAGAATGCTTAA
- a CDS encoding branched-chain amino acid ABC transporter substrate-binding protein, which produces MKRSLLVLLVAAMMTIGSFGSAIAGKIVLGVPGAHSGDLAAYGLPTVDAAKLVVKSINESGGVNGMQVELSTQDDQCKPEFATNAAMKLLSDGVTVVLGHICSGATKAALPIYKDSNLVCMSPSATSPSLTLSGDYPNFFRTIASDDAQGALAAMFAAEKLGLKKPAIIHDKGDYGKGFAEWTQKYLEEKGIKAVLFEGVTPGAVDYSAVVQKVKASGADGVIFGGYHPEASKIVSQMRKKKMTIPFLSDDGVKAKTFIDITGKAAEGVYATGPQDITANPMYKVALDQFKAANAGKEPGAFYFEAYSAALALLKAIDYAKSTDYDKIVEALRTHEVETPVGKIKFDAKGDAIGVGFSVYQVQNGEYVEVK; this is translated from the coding sequence ATGAAACGTTCATTGCTGGTCCTGCTGGTCGCAGCCATGATGACCATCGGTAGTTTCGGTTCTGCTATTGCAGGCAAAATTGTTCTCGGTGTTCCCGGCGCCCATAGTGGAGACCTCGCAGCTTACGGCCTGCCTACTGTAGATGCAGCCAAACTGGTTGTTAAATCCATTAATGAGTCCGGCGGTGTAAACGGCATGCAGGTTGAATTGTCCACCCAGGATGATCAGTGCAAGCCTGAATTCGCCACCAACGCTGCCATGAAGCTCCTTTCCGACGGCGTTACTGTTGTTCTCGGCCACATCTGCTCCGGTGCAACCAAAGCAGCTCTGCCCATTTATAAAGATTCCAACCTGGTCTGCATGTCTCCTTCCGCAACCAGTCCTTCCCTGACTCTCAGCGGAGATTACCCCAACTTTTTCAGAACCATCGCTTCCGATGACGCTCAGGGCGCACTGGCAGCTATGTTCGCAGCAGAGAAACTTGGTCTTAAAAAGCCCGCCATCATTCATGATAAAGGTGACTACGGTAAAGGTTTTGCCGAGTGGACCCAGAAATACCTCGAAGAGAAAGGCATCAAAGCAGTTCTTTTTGAAGGCGTAACTCCTGGTGCAGTGGATTACTCCGCGGTAGTTCAGAAAGTTAAAGCATCCGGCGCAGACGGCGTTATTTTCGGTGGCTACCACCCTGAAGCATCCAAGATCGTTTCCCAGATGCGCAAGAAAAAAATGACCATCCCCTTCCTTTCCGATGACGGTGTAAAGGCCAAGACCTTTATCGATATCACCGGCAAGGCCGCTGAAGGCGTATACGCCACCGGTCCTCAGGATATCACAGCCAACCCCATGTACAAGGTTGCCCTTGATCAGTTTAAAGCCGCAAACGCAGGTAAAGAACCCGGTGCTTTCTACTTTGAAGCATATTCCGCAGCTCTGGCTCTGCTCAAGGCCATCGATTACGCCAAGTCCACCGACTATGACAAGATCGTTGAAGCTTTGCGCACCCATGAAGTTGAGACTCCCGTTGGTAAAATCAAGTTTGATGCCAAGGGCGATGCAATCGGCGTAGGGTTCTCCGTTTATCAGGTTCAAAATGGCGAGTACGTAGAAGTTAAATAA